One Streptomyces lincolnensis genomic region harbors:
- a CDS encoding RNA-guided endonuclease InsQ/TnpB family protein, whose protein sequence is MSVVKEPGDGGHARYTYRLRASSTACTALLAEWDRCRWLWNECVARSKKAHREGEKCGPAMLDKMLTESRSVTPWLAAGSSVPQQQLIRDFGRSRAKSLKDIRDRLPQGLRAGMPTYKKRCEADPTLNYTRRGFRMKDGRLHLAGGIVLTVVWSRNLHADPSSVRVYRDSLGHWYASFVVPAEVQPLPETGRVIGIDWGVKETATTTSDAHDLPHAGHGQKAQAKLARYDRMMARRKPAKGQAASKGYHEAKSWRAKTCKKIAWQRQDAGRKWAKKVVADHDAIAVENFRPKFLARTTMARKAADAAIGATKKALIDMGRKHGRDVRLVHPAHTTMDCASCGARTKHALPLSERTYTCTACGAVSPRDKNSARVMLVRAGLNPAGVEGVRPPGALLQEAA, encoded by the coding sequence GTGTCAGTGGTGAAGGAGCCCGGAGATGGTGGGCATGCCCGGTACACGTACAGGCTTCGTGCGTCGTCGACTGCCTGCACGGCGCTGCTTGCGGAGTGGGACCGCTGCCGCTGGCTCTGGAACGAGTGCGTGGCGCGTTCGAAGAAGGCCCACCGCGAAGGGGAGAAGTGCGGCCCCGCGATGTTGGACAAGATGCTGACCGAGTCCCGCTCGGTGACGCCGTGGCTGGCTGCGGGCTCGTCGGTGCCGCAGCAGCAACTCATTCGTGACTTCGGTAGGTCCCGCGCCAAATCGCTGAAGGACATCAGGGACCGTCTGCCTCAGGGGCTGCGGGCTGGGATGCCCACGTACAAGAAGAGGTGTGAGGCGGACCCGACGCTGAACTACACCCGGCGCGGCTTCCGGATGAAGGACGGCCGCTTGCACCTTGCAGGTGGCATCGTCCTGACGGTGGTGTGGTCGCGGAATCTGCACGCCGACCCGTCGAGCGTGCGCGTGTACCGCGACAGCCTCGGCCACTGGTACGCCTCGTTCGTCGTCCCCGCCGAAGTCCAGCCGCTACCGGAGACCGGCCGCGTGATCGGGATCGACTGGGGTGTGAAGGAGACCGCCACGACTACGTCGGATGCCCACGATCTTCCCCACGCCGGCCACGGTCAGAAGGCTCAGGCGAAGTTGGCCCGGTACGACCGGATGATGGCCCGCCGTAAACCCGCGAAGGGGCAGGCGGCTTCAAAGGGCTACCACGAGGCGAAGAGCTGGCGGGCCAAGACGTGCAAGAAGATCGCATGGCAGCGGCAGGACGCCGGACGCAAGTGGGCGAAGAAGGTCGTGGCCGACCACGACGCCATCGCGGTCGAGAACTTCCGGCCGAAGTTCCTCGCCAGGACCACCATGGCGCGCAAGGCGGCGGACGCCGCCATCGGCGCCACCAAGAAGGCCCTGATCGATATGGGCCGCAAGCACGGGCGGGACGTCCGCCTCGTGCACCCCGCGCACACCACCATGGACTGCGCGTCATGCGGAGCGAGAACCAAGCACGCACTGCCGCTGTCCGAACGCACTTACACCTGCACCGCGTGCGGAGCCGTCTCCCCCAGAGACAAGAACTCCGCTCGTGTGATGCTCGTCCGGGCTGGTCTGAACCCGGCTGGTGTCGAGGGCGTAAGACCTCCTGGAGCGCTGCTCCAGGAGGCGGCCTGA
- a CDS encoding DUF397 domain-containing protein encodes MKSYSDGIGQNCLEAARTPCTGIAIRGSKNPTGPALPPHHRLARLPRPRLLTVELRDQLPHQPDAPQHALVG; translated from the coding sequence TTGAAGTCCTACAGCGACGGCATCGGCCAGAACTGCCTCGAAGCCGCCCGCACGCCCTGCACGGGCATCGCCATCCGCGGCTCCAAGAACCCCACCGGCCCCGCTCTGCCTCCCCACCACCGCCTGGCGCGCCTTCCTCGCCCACGTCTCCTAACCGTCGAACTCCGGGATCAGCTCCCCCACCAGCCGGATGCTCCGCAGCACGCTCTCGTGGGGTAG
- a CDS encoding LLM class flavin-dependent oxidoreductase — MKLDILSEIQDSSPWHDEDHEHRPITQATEQGVPADELGYGCWRQVEHHGAEEFSLSSAPELLLAALSQRTSRIRLGRAAVLAPRESNHPIRIAERAAMLDQLSAGRAELGLARPVRPDWRLFGADPETVRERTGDAFEAVPKMWTGDMWCTAGAGALPSAAPSALAGGVQPGVLRGGGLGRSRGAGDDVVGAAGDDGARTGPDDRPSGGGLAGDFLRAEAASGSAPSPAALVIGRILQGETVPDDEVYQALSEQNSLIVGSPDTCRKNLRAFADLGIDRLMCFQQVGALPHESVLRSIRLVGELIPEFDG; from the coding sequence GTGAAGCTCGACATTCTCAGCGAGATCCAGGATTCCAGCCCCTGGCACGACGAGGACCACGAGCACCGCCCCATCACCCAAGCCACCGAACAGGGGGTGCCGGCCGACGAGTTGGGCTACGGCTGCTGGCGGCAGGTCGAGCACCACGGCGCGGAGGAGTTCAGTCTGTCCTCCGCGCCGGAGCTGCTGCTCGCCGCGCTCTCCCAGCGGACCTCGCGCATCCGCCTCGGCCGCGCCGCCGTCCTCGCGCCGCGTGAGAGCAACCATCCCATCCGGATCGCCGAACGCGCCGCGATGCTGGACCAGTTGAGCGCCGGGCGGGCCGAACTGGGCCTGGCCCGCCCGGTCCGGCCCGACTGGCGGCTGTTCGGCGCCGACCCGGAGACCGTGCGGGAGCGGACCGGGGACGCCTTCGAGGCCGTACCGAAGATGTGGACGGGGGACATGTGGTGTACGGCTGGTGCCGGGGCCCTACCATCGGCCGCACCCTCCGCTCTGGCAGGCGGCGTCCAGCCCGGTGTCCTTCGAGGAGGCGGGCTGGGGCGGAGTCGGGGTGCTGGGGATGACGTTGTGGGAGCTGCTGGCGACGATGGAGCGCGAACAGGCCCTGATGACCGCCCCTCGGGCGGTGGCCTCGCCGGCGACTTCCTGCGCGCGGAGGCCGCGTCCGGGTCCGCTCCCAGCCCCGCCGCCCTGGTCATCGGCCGCATCCTCCAGGGCGAAACCGTCCCCGACGACGAGGTCTACCAGGCCCTGTCCGAACAGAACTCCCTGATCGTCGGCAGCCCCGACACCTGCCGCAAGAACCTCCGCGCCTTCGCCGACCTGGGCATCGACCGCCTGATGTGCTTCCAGCAGGTGGGCGCACTACCCCACGAGAGCGTGCTGCGGAGCATCCGGCTGGTGGGGGAGCTGATCCCGGAGTTCGACGGTTAG
- a CDS encoding serine hydrolase domain-containing protein: MTVRTTLVAATAVALSAALAAPAVAASPGSGGDDHALTRRAAQAAVAEGVPGVTVAVREGHRTWSTTAGVGNIRTGQPRSPHDRYRVGSVTKTFVATVLLQLEAEGRLSLDDSVDKWLPGLVRGNGHDGRKVTLRQLLNHTSGTFDVLADPGYRRTYMSAEGFFEHRYDRLTPQDLVAIAMSHEPFFKPGTSWRYSNTNYVLAALVIEKATGHPYGDEVRRRVIDPLHLNATSVPDRRVTLPRPGSRAYSKLGGPDTGPTYDVTELNPGIAYGGGQMISSSADLTRFYSALLRGKLLPPEQLKKMKTTVKAAERYGYGLGLVDVELSCGVHVWGHDGGIHGSNTDAATTQDGRHSVAVNFNGDWSGNTESVFEAEYCGR, encoded by the coding sequence ATGACCGTCCGGACGACACTGGTGGCGGCTACGGCCGTGGCACTGTCGGCCGCGCTGGCCGCACCCGCGGTCGCGGCCTCGCCCGGCAGCGGCGGCGACGACCACGCCCTCACCCGCAGAGCCGCCCAGGCCGCTGTGGCGGAGGGCGTGCCCGGAGTGACGGTCGCGGTCAGGGAAGGGCACCGTACCTGGTCGACGACGGCGGGCGTCGGCAATATCAGGACGGGGCAGCCGCGTTCACCGCACGACCGGTACCGCGTCGGCAGCGTCACCAAGACCTTCGTGGCGACGGTGCTGCTCCAACTGGAGGCGGAGGGACGGCTGTCGCTGGACGACTCGGTGGACAAGTGGCTGCCGGGCCTGGTCCGGGGCAACGGCCATGACGGCCGCAAGGTGACCCTGCGTCAGCTCCTCAACCACACCAGCGGCACCTTCGACGTCCTGGCGGACCCGGGCTACCGGCGGACGTACATGTCCGCGGAGGGCTTCTTCGAGCACCGCTACGACCGGCTCACACCCCAGGACCTGGTCGCGATCGCCATGTCCCACGAGCCGTTCTTCAAGCCGGGCACCTCGTGGCGCTACTCCAACACCAACTACGTCCTGGCCGCCCTGGTGATCGAGAAGGCGACGGGGCATCCGTACGGCGACGAGGTCCGCCGGCGCGTCATCGACCCGCTGCACCTGAACGCCACATCGGTCCCCGACCGCCGGGTCACGCTGCCCCGGCCCGGCAGCCGCGCCTACTCCAAGCTGGGCGGGCCGGACACCGGACCGACGTACGACGTCACGGAACTCAACCCCGGCATCGCCTACGGCGGCGGCCAGATGATCTCCAGCTCGGCCGACCTCACCCGCTTCTACAGCGCCCTGCTGCGGGGGAAGCTGCTCCCGCCCGAGCAGCTGAAGAAGATGAAGACGACGGTCAAGGCCGCGGAGAGGTACGGCTACGGCCTGGGCCTCGTCGACGTCGAACTCAGCTGCGGTGTCCATGTGTGGGGCCACGACGGCGGCATCCACGGCTCCAACACGGACGCGGCGACGACCCAGGACGGCCGTCACTCGGTGGCCGTCAACTTCAACGGGGACTGGTCGGGCAACACGGAGTCGGTGTTCGAGGCCGAGTACTGCGGACGGTAG
- a CDS encoding serine hydrolase domain-containing protein, whose protein sequence is MSTRMTVRTTLVAATAVALSAALAGPALAAPAGNDDHGPTRQAVQAVVKDGVPGVTLTAKDGRNVWSTTAGVGDLKTGKPRSADDRYRVGSITKTFVATVVLQLEAEGRLSLDDSVDKWLPGLVRGNGHDGRKVTLRQLLNHTSGIYNYTADETFGRTYFLKDGFFEHRYDTQEPEELVAIAMAHKPDFAPGTSWNYSNTNYVLAGLVIEKATGRPYGEEIRRRIIKPLELDGTSVPGTRVTVPQPSSRAYSKLAETATGPTYDVTKLNPSLAFSAGEMISDSADLNRFYSALLRGRLLPPKQLKQMKTTVTDETFPNTGYGLGLMDHKLSCGVHVWGHGGGIHGSVSEAVTTADGRHSLAFNLNGDWSGDTQAVIEAEFCGK, encoded by the coding sequence ATGAGCACGCGCATGACCGTACGGACGACCCTGGTGGCCGCGACGGCCGTGGCGCTGTCGGCGGCCCTGGCGGGGCCCGCGTTGGCGGCGCCGGCCGGGAACGACGACCACGGGCCGACCCGGCAGGCCGTCCAGGCCGTGGTGAAGGACGGGGTGCCCGGGGTGACGCTGACGGCGAAGGACGGGCGGAACGTCTGGTCGACGACCGCGGGGGTCGGCGACCTGAAGACCGGGAAGCCGCGTTCGGCGGACGACCGGTACCGGGTCGGGAGCATCACCAAGACCTTCGTGGCGACCGTGGTGCTCCAACTGGAGGCGGAGGGACGGCTGTCGCTGGACGACTCGGTGGACAAGTGGCTGCCGGGCCTGGTCCGGGGCAACGGCCACGACGGCCGCAAGGTGACCCTGCGCCAACTCCTCAACCACACCAGCGGCATCTACAACTACACGGCCGACGAGACGTTCGGGCGGACGTACTTCCTCAAGGACGGGTTCTTCGAGCACCGTTACGACACGCAGGAGCCCGAGGAACTGGTCGCGATCGCGATGGCCCACAAGCCGGACTTCGCGCCGGGCACGTCCTGGAACTACTCCAACACCAACTACGTCCTGGCAGGCCTGGTGATCGAGAAGGCCACGGGGCGTCCGTACGGCGAGGAGATCCGCCGGCGCATCATCAAGCCCCTGGAGCTGGACGGCACGTCGGTGCCCGGCACCCGGGTCACCGTCCCGCAGCCCAGCAGCCGGGCCTACTCCAAGCTGGCGGAGACGGCGACGGGACCGACGTACGACGTCACGAAGCTGAACCCCTCGCTGGCGTTCTCCGCGGGCGAGATGATCTCCGACTCCGCCGACCTGAACCGCTTCTACTCCGCCCTGCTGCGGGGCCGGTTGCTGCCGCCGAAGCAGCTGAAGCAGATGAAGACCACGGTCACCGACGAGACCTTCCCGAACACGGGCTACGGCCTCGGCCTGATGGACCACAAGCTCAGCTGCGGCGTCCACGTGTGGGGCCATGGCGGCGGCATCCATGGCTCGGTCTCCGAGGCTGTGACCACCGCAGACGGCCGTCACTCGCTCGCCTTCAACCTCAACGGCGACTGGTCGGGGGACACCCAGGCCGTGATCGAGGCGGAGTTCTGCGGCAAGTGA
- a CDS encoding TIGR03767 family metallophosphoesterase has product MSRTRSVAGSALGPHRRSVLAATAAVSLSAGVGYALRPTDSQAATAAGQPAAGAPVAHSRRAPAAPLAPYTRGTTTATVATPRGSSGFRRLGDGPGWHRKVRGELAAPKTGRIGRRTALAAFVQLTDLHLIDAQHPMRLEYLRSTDVHAWRPHEALTVPGAISLVERINALRGAPVTGSPLHFAMTTGDNTDNNSGTELEWFLTIMSGGRITANSGDPRHYEGVQNSGIKQYWQPDTAVRDADKQLGFPHIQGYLAAALRELNSPGLNLPWYSTVGNHDSMPLGCYGLGDSWLAEYAVGGKKLMNIPASDAKKLQNAIRDAKDPQGTAFRDFLKSQARNMRSVTPDERRAPFTATEYLKAHLDPAYRGLGPVGHGYSTANLEAGTQYYSFRIADDVIGISLDTTDAGGHYQGSIGTAQLRWLDRTLRENKDSYAVIFSHHTSQTMTNTRPDPARPSERRHNGQEVVALLGSHANVLAWVNGHIHRNDITPHSAPDGRSFWEISTASHVDFPQLARVIELVDNKDGTLSIFTTCVESAAPHRTDFTDLSQTGLAALYRELSYNAPGANMNLGGDPKDRNTELVLRKG; this is encoded by the coding sequence ATGTCGCGCACACGCTCTGTCGCCGGCTCCGCTCTGGGGCCCCACCGCCGTTCCGTCCTCGCCGCCACCGCGGCGGTGTCCCTCTCCGCGGGGGTCGGCTACGCCCTGCGGCCCACCGACAGCCAGGCCGCCACCGCGGCCGGACAGCCCGCGGCCGGGGCGCCCGTCGCCCACTCCCGCAGGGCCCCCGCCGCCCCCCTCGCCCCCTACACCCGCGGCACCACCACCGCGACCGTGGCCACCCCCCGGGGCAGCTCCGGCTTCCGCCGCCTCGGCGACGGCCCCGGCTGGCACCGCAAGGTCCGCGGCGAGCTGGCCGCGCCCAAGACGGGCCGGATCGGGCGCCGCACCGCGCTCGCCGCGTTCGTGCAGCTCACCGACCTGCACCTGATCGACGCCCAGCACCCGATGCGGCTGGAGTACCTGCGCTCCACCGACGTCCACGCCTGGCGTCCCCACGAGGCGCTGACCGTACCCGGCGCCATCTCGCTCGTGGAGCGGATCAACGCGCTGCGGGGCGCCCCCGTCACCGGCTCCCCGCTGCACTTCGCCATGACCACCGGCGACAACACGGACAACAACTCGGGGACCGAGCTGGAGTGGTTCCTCACCATCATGAGCGGCGGCCGGATCACCGCCAACTCCGGCGACCCCCGCCACTACGAGGGCGTCCAGAACAGCGGCATCAAGCAGTACTGGCAGCCCGACACGGCCGTCCGGGACGCCGACAAGCAGCTCGGCTTCCCCCACATCCAGGGCTATCTGGCCGCCGCCCTGCGGGAGTTGAACAGCCCGGGCCTCAACCTGCCCTGGTACTCCACGGTCGGCAACCACGACTCCATGCCGCTGGGCTGCTACGGCCTGGGCGACTCCTGGCTCGCCGAGTACGCCGTCGGCGGCAAGAAGCTGATGAACATCCCCGCCTCCGACGCCAAGAAGCTCCAGAACGCCATCAGGGACGCCAAGGACCCGCAGGGCACCGCCTTCCGCGACTTCCTCAAGTCCCAGGCCCGCAACATGCGTTCGGTCACCCCCGACGAGCGGCGCGCCCCCTTCACCGCCACCGAGTACCTCAAGGCCCACCTCGACCCGGCCTACCGCGGTCTGGGGCCGGTCGGCCACGGCTACTCCACCGCCAACCTCGAAGCGGGCACCCAGTACTACAGCTTCCGCATCGCCGACGACGTCATCGGCATCAGCCTCGACACCACCGACGCCGGCGGCCACTACCAAGGGTCCATCGGAACCGCCCAGTTGAGGTGGCTGGACCGGACCCTGCGGGAGAACAAGGACTCGTACGCGGTGATCTTCAGTCACCACACCAGCCAGACCATGACCAACACCCGCCCCGACCCCGCCCGCCCCAGCGAGCGGCGCCACAACGGGCAGGAAGTCGTCGCCCTCCTCGGCAGCCACGCCAACGTCCTCGCCTGGGTGAACGGCCACATCCACCGCAACGACATCACCCCGCACTCCGCACCCGACGGCCGCTCCTTCTGGGAGATCTCCACCGCCTCCCACGTCGACTTCCCCCAACTCGCCCGCGTCATCGAGCTGGTGGACAACAAGGACGGCACCCTCTCGATCTTCACCACCTGCGTGGAGTCCGCGGCCCCCCACCGCACCGACTTCACCGACCTCTCCCAGACCGGCCTCGCCGCCCTCTACCGGGAGCTGTCCTACAACGCGCCGGGCGCCAACATGAACCTCGGCGGCGATCCGAAGGACCGGAACACCGAACTCGTGCTCAGGAAGGGCTGA
- a CDS encoding NUDIX hydrolase: protein MRRKLRVAAYAICVRDGQILLSRSPAPDGGPPEWVLPGGGMDHGEDPHDTVVREVAEETGYRIEVTGLLGIRSSHRVFPRRLRRSVDHHGVGIVYEARVTGGELRYEVGGSTDMAAWHDLDAVPGLNRVVPQVDFGLGLWRERPTTGRVVLPET, encoded by the coding sequence ATGCGACGGAAGTTGAGGGTGGCGGCCTACGCCATATGCGTACGGGACGGGCAGATCCTGCTCTCCCGGTCGCCCGCACCGGACGGCGGCCCCCCGGAGTGGGTGCTCCCCGGCGGGGGCATGGACCACGGAGAGGATCCCCACGACACCGTCGTGCGCGAGGTGGCCGAGGAGACCGGATACCGCATCGAGGTCACCGGCCTGCTCGGCATCCGTTCCTCGCACCGTGTCTTCCCCCGCCGCCTGCGCCGCTCCGTCGACCACCACGGCGTCGGAATCGTCTACGAGGCGCGCGTCACCGGCGGCGAACTCCGCTACGAGGTCGGCGGCTCCACGGACATGGCCGCCTGGCACGATCTGGACGCCGTACCCGGCCTGAACCGGGTCGTCCCCCAGGTCGATTTCGGCCTCGGCCTCTGGCGGGAGCGGCCGACGACGGGACGGGTGGTCCTGCCGGAGACATAG
- a CDS encoding S8 family serine peptidase → MTLTPQRDREPRPNARRVARIAVAAGLVAALSAAGPIPMALAADEAPVAADPGVKSAHDKLGSDDADALTEAKADGAKSVTMMVATAPGKTEQVAEQLDSLQGGLVGRTDDKLGYVRATVPTSKADSAIAAATKLSSVHGIDLKQDIPLDDPTPAADSAKGAAGKGTASYPAPDKKTPAENPYNPSFETGAVDFVKKNPKADGRGITIGVLDSGVDLAHPALQKTTTGERKIVDWVTSTDPVSDGDGSWRRMLASVAGPVFSATPAGGSTESFTAPGGSYKFNYFYESATAGGDQAGDVNRDGDKTDVWGVLYDAATGTARVDLDDDHDFTDETPMKPYKDGYQIGYFGTDNPATEVAERIPFVIEIRKDVVYNAAGDKADYVNIGMISSEHGTHVAGITAAHGLFGGKMNGAAPGAKIVSSRACEFGPGCTNVALTEGMIDLVANRGVDIVNMSIGGLPALNDGNNARAELYTRLIDTYGVQLVISAGNSGPGANTIGDPSLADKVISVGASISKETWAANYGSVVEKKYAMMPFSSRGPREDGGFTPTLVAPGAAVNTIQTWLPGAPVVESGYSLPAGYGMLQGTSMASPQAAGASALLLSAAKAKSIELTPATLRTALTSTADHIKGVQAYEEGVGLMNIVDAWKSIREGATAHDYAVKAPVDTAIDQFLKTPGSGTGLYDREGGLKAGQKKTYDVTITRTSGADKAIRHELHFENNAADTFRIVGSDEVKLPLNQPVTVKVQAAPKSAGIKSAILEVDDPKTEGIDHQVLSTVVVSQPLKYTYAASDTIQRNSSRSYFVTVPEGAKSLEVAIGGLKGTSQTRFIAIHPYGVPVDSTSTINCYSNYSNPASTPCRPDVRSYADPVPGVWEIEVESRRTSPLLDNPYKLDVAVLGAAFDPETVTVPEAKVGTPAAASWKVTNKFAAIDGKLVGGPLGSAKAARPTIAQGVTQETTVAVPAGASSLDIAIGNVSDPAADLDLVVLDAAGTQVGLSADGDSEESVSLPKPAAGTYTIQVIGYAVPAGSTAYDYQDVFFSDALGSVSVDGSAPVKLATGATADVSASVTARAAAPEGREFFGQVQLVNARGTAAGIGNVKIEKVTP, encoded by the coding sequence ATGACCCTCACTCCCCAGCGCGACCGCGAGCCGAGACCGAACGCGAGACGCGTGGCCCGGATAGCCGTGGCCGCCGGACTGGTGGCCGCGCTCTCCGCGGCCGGGCCGATACCCATGGCCCTGGCCGCCGACGAGGCGCCCGTCGCCGCCGACCCGGGCGTGAAGTCCGCCCACGACAAGCTCGGCTCCGACGATGCCGACGCCCTCACCGAGGCCAAGGCCGACGGCGCCAAGAGCGTCACGATGATGGTGGCGACGGCGCCCGGGAAGACCGAGCAGGTCGCCGAGCAGCTGGACTCGCTCCAGGGCGGCCTCGTGGGCCGCACCGACGACAAGCTCGGTTACGTCCGGGCCACCGTCCCCACCTCGAAGGCCGACTCGGCCATCGCCGCCGCCACGAAGCTCTCCTCCGTGCACGGGATCGACCTCAAGCAGGACATCCCGCTGGACGACCCGACGCCGGCCGCGGACTCCGCGAAGGGCGCCGCGGGCAAGGGGACGGCGAGCTACCCGGCGCCGGACAAGAAGACCCCGGCGGAGAACCCGTACAACCCGTCCTTCGAGACGGGCGCCGTCGACTTCGTGAAGAAGAACCCGAAGGCGGACGGCCGGGGCATCACCATCGGTGTCCTGGACTCGGGTGTGGACCTCGCCCACCCGGCGCTCCAGAAGACCACCACCGGCGAGCGCAAGATCGTCGACTGGGTCACCTCGACCGACCCGGTCTCCGACGGCGACGGCTCCTGGCGCCGGATGCTCGCCTCGGTGGCCGGCCCGGTGTTCTCGGCCACCCCCGCCGGCGGCTCCACCGAGTCCTTCACGGCCCCGGGCGGCTCGTACAAGTTCAACTACTTCTACGAGTCCGCGACGGCCGGCGGCGACCAGGCCGGCGACGTCAACCGCGACGGTGACAAGACCGACGTCTGGGGCGTGCTGTACGACGCCGCCACCGGCACCGCGCGCGTCGACCTGGACGACGACCACGACTTCACCGACGAGACGCCGATGAAGCCGTACAAGGACGGCTACCAGATCGGCTACTTCGGCACGGACAACCCGGCGACCGAGGTCGCCGAGCGGATCCCGTTCGTGATCGAGATCCGCAAGGACGTCGTCTACAACGCCGCCGGTGACAAGGCCGACTACGTCAACATCGGCATGATCTCCAGCGAGCACGGCACCCACGTGGCCGGCATCACCGCCGCCCACGGCCTGTTCGGCGGCAAGATGAACGGCGCCGCCCCCGGCGCGAAGATCGTCTCCTCCCGTGCCTGCGAGTTCGGCCCCGGCTGCACCAACGTGGCGCTCACCGAGGGCATGATCGACCTCGTCGCCAACCGCGGCGTCGACATCGTCAACATGTCGATCGGCGGCCTGCCCGCGCTGAACGACGGCAACAACGCGCGCGCCGAGCTGTACACCCGGCTCATCGACACCTACGGCGTCCAGCTGGTGATCTCCGCGGGCAACTCCGGCCCCGGCGCCAACACCATCGGCGACCCGTCCCTGGCCGACAAGGTCATCTCGGTCGGCGCGTCCATCTCCAAGGAGACCTGGGCCGCCAACTACGGCTCGGTCGTGGAGAAGAAGTACGCGATGATGCCGTTCTCCTCGCGCGGTCCGCGTGAGGACGGCGGCTTCACGCCGACCCTGGTCGCCCCGGGTGCCGCGGTCAACACCATCCAGACCTGGCTGCCGGGCGCCCCGGTCGTCGAGTCGGGCTACTCCCTGCCGGCCGGCTACGGCATGCTCCAGGGCACCTCGATGGCCTCCCCGCAGGCCGCGGGCGCCTCGGCGCTGCTGCTGTCCGCCGCGAAGGCCAAGAGCATCGAGCTCACCCCGGCCACCCTGCGCACCGCGCTGACCTCGACCGCCGACCACATCAAGGGTGTGCAGGCGTACGAGGAGGGTGTCGGCCTCATGAACATCGTCGACGCCTGGAAGTCGATCCGCGAGGGCGCCACCGCCCACGACTACGCGGTCAAGGCCCCGGTCGACACCGCGATCGACCAGTTCCTGAAGACGCCGGGCTCCGGCACGGGTCTCTACGACCGTGAGGGCGGCCTGAAGGCCGGTCAGAAGAAGACGTACGACGTCACGATCACCCGTACGTCCGGCGCCGACAAGGCGATCCGCCACGAGCTGCACTTCGAGAACAACGCGGCCGACACGTTCCGGATCGTCGGCTCCGACGAGGTGAAGCTGCCGCTGAACCAGCCGGTCACCGTCAAGGTCCAGGCCGCGCCGAAGTCCGCCGGGATCAAGAGCGCGATCCTGGAGGTCGACGACCCGAAGACCGAGGGCATCGACCACCAGGTCCTGTCCACGGTCGTGGTCTCGCAGCCGCTGAAGTACACCTACGCGGCGTCGGACACGATCCAGCGCAACAGCAGCAGGTCGTACTTCGTGACCGTGCCCGAGGGCGCCAAGTCGCTGGAGGTCGCGATCGGCGGGCTGAAGGGCACGAGCCAGACCCGGTTCATCGCCATCCACCCCTACGGCGTTCCGGTCGACTCGACCTCGACGATCAACTGCTACTCGAACTACAGCAACCCGGCCAGCACCCCCTGCCGGCCCGACGTGCGGTCCTACGCCGACCCGGTGCCGGGTGTCTGGGAGATCGAGGTCGAGTCGCGCCGCACCTCGCCGCTGCTCGACAACCCGTACAAGCTGGACGTCGCCGTCCTCGGCGCGGCCTTCGACCCGGAGACCGTGACCGTGCCCGAGGCCAAGGTCGGTACCCCGGCCGCCGCCTCCTGGAAGGTGACGAACAAGTTCGCCGCGATCGACGGCAAGCTGGTGGGCGGTCCGCTCGGCTCGGCCAAGGCGGCCCGTCCGACGATCGCACAGGGCGTGACCCAGGAGACCACGGTCGCGGTGCCCGCGGGCGCCTCGTCCCTGGACATCGCCATCGGCAACGTCTCCGACCCGGCCGCCGACCTCGACCTGGTCGTGCTGGACGCGGCGGGCACCCAGGTGGGCCTGTCCGCCGACGGTGACTCGGAGGAGTCGGTGTCCCTTCCGAAGCCGGCCGCCGGCACGTACACGATCCAGGTCATCGGCTACGCGGTCCCGGCCGGGTCCACCGCGTACGACTACCAGGACGTGTTCTTCTCCGACGCGCTCGGCAGTGTGAGCGTCGACGGGTCGGCGCCGGTGAAGCTCGCCACGGGCGCCACCGCGGACGTCTCCGCGAGTGTCACCGCCCGGGCCGCCGCTCCGGAGGGCCGTGAGTTCTTCGGCCAGGTCCAGCTGGTCAACGCGCGCGGCACGGCCGCGGGCATCGGCAACGTGAAGATCGAGAAGGTCACGCCGTAG
- a CDS encoding RNA polymerase sigma factor, with protein MLRRRTRRGQGDVRDDPLDAAQERRVRAVLALGGVPQADLPDGVQQVRLRLLERAARGAEAPRDVSAWAAVVASNLAMDWHRAKRRQERLGERLAALRQSEHPSGEDTSLLSLAVARGLDELPDAQRQVLVLRFYADLPVRGIAEELGVPEGTVKSRLHTAVRALRARLHEDEVV; from the coding sequence GTGCTGCGCAGAAGGACCCGCCGCGGCCAGGGGGACGTACGCGACGACCCTTTGGACGCGGCCCAGGAGCGCCGGGTGCGGGCGGTGCTCGCGCTGGGCGGTGTGCCGCAGGCGGACCTGCCGGACGGGGTGCAGCAGGTCCGCCTGCGGTTGCTGGAGCGGGCGGCACGCGGGGCCGAGGCGCCGCGGGACGTGTCCGCGTGGGCGGCGGTCGTCGCCTCCAACCTGGCCATGGACTGGCACCGCGCCAAGCGCCGCCAGGAACGGCTGGGGGAGCGGCTGGCCGCGCTCAGGCAGTCGGAGCACCCCTCCGGCGAGGACACCAGCCTGCTCTCCCTCGCCGTCGCGCGGGGCCTGGACGAGCTGCCCGACGCCCAGCGCCAGGTCCTCGTCCTGCGTTTCTACGCCGATCTCCCGGTGCGCGGGATCGCCGAGGAGCTGGGCGTTCCCGAGGGCACCGTCAAGAGCCGGCTGCACACGGCGGTACGGGCCCTGCGCGCCCGCCTGCACGAGGACGAGGTGGTGTGA